Within Micromonospora narathiwatensis, the genomic segment ACCCCGGTCCGGTCCTTGCCGGCGACGCAGTGCACCACCACCGGCGCGTTGGCGCTGTCCGCGATCAGCCCGATCGCCTCGGCCAGGCCGGCGGTGCCCGTCTCGGCCAGGGCCGCGTACCGGTCGGCGAGCCAGCGCGACAGGCTCTCCCGCGGGTCGTACGGGATGCCGGCCCAGTCCGGGTGCTCGGGATGGATGTGCCGGTAGGCGAGCCCGTCGTACGCGGGCACCCGGCCGTCGCGGGTCACCTCGGTGGGGCGGCGCAGATCGATCACGGTGCGGATGCCGAGCGCGGTGAACGCCGCCCGGTCGGTCTCGTCGATCCGGTGCAACGAGTCGGAGCGGTAGAGCCGGCGGCGGCGGACGGTCCGTCCGTCATGGCCGGTCAGGCCGCCGACGTCGCGGAAGTTGAAGAGGGCGGGAAAGGGGGTCCGGTGAGGAGTGTCCGTGCCATCCACCCCTGACACGGTAACGGCCGGCGAGGCATCGATGTGCCCCGCCGGCCGTCAGCTGCAGGTGCCCTCCGTCACCGGGCGGTGCCCGGCGGGATCGACGAGTACGTGTCGTCGTA encodes:
- a CDS encoding tyrosine-protein phosphatase — encoded protein: MDGTDTPHRTPFPALFNFRDVGGLTGHDGRTVRRRRLYRSDSLHRIDETDRAAFTALGIRTVIDLRRPTEVTRDGRVPAYDGLAYRHIHPEHPDWAGIPYDPRESLSRWLADRYAALAETGTAGLAEAIGLIADSANAPVVVHCVAGKDRTGVVCALTLAVLGVADEDIAADYALSTEASARFSAWVAATSPAEAELPPPFLASPAEAMTLFLTELRAGYGTVEGYLHHAGVTDSQLAALPTHLLA